A single Anopheles arabiensis isolate DONGOLA chromosome 2, AaraD3, whole genome shotgun sequence DNA region contains:
- the LOC120894101 gene encoding transmembrane protein 134 isoform X1: MSLQNGSGNRGHHGKDSAKRFSIHDAFEEETDEVIKVYGSTVISTPMRAKARSPDDVSIRIHDQSNRAHLKYTDDTTSRDSDSLIQEYGHLSASESYTYCWRHPKVRENWRTVLAAFALLIIGIGLIVMGAYALVEPHNGSQAAVFFVAGFICFVPGAYHVVYIWLAARGYRGFDFYHLPLFT, translated from the exons ATGAGCCTACAGAACGGTAGCGGCAATCGTGGCCACCACGGCAAGGATTCGGCCAAGCGATTCTCCATACATGACGCGTTCGAGGAGGAAACGGACGAGGTAATTAAGGTGTACGGCTCGACCGTCATCAGTACACCGATGCGGGCGAAGGCGCGCTCCCCGGACGATGTGTCGATTAGAATACACGATCAAAG TAATCGGGCCCATCTAAAGTACACCGATGATACCACCTCCAGGGATAGTGATTCGCTGATACAGGAGTACGGGCACCTGTCGGCGAGCGAATCGTACACCTACTGCTGGCGGCACCCGAAGGTGCGGGAAAACTGGCGCACGGTGCTGGCCGCATTCGCCCTGCTCATCATCGGCATCGGACTGATCGTGATGGGTGCGTACGCGCTGGTCGAACCACACAACGGATCGCAGGCGGCCGTGTTTTTCGTCGCCGGCTTCATCTGCTTCGTCCCCGGCGCGTACCACGTCGTGTACATCTGGCTGGCGGCCCGCGGCTACCGAGGATTTGACTTCTATCACCTACCGCTTTTCACGtaa
- the LOC120894101 gene encoding transmembrane protein 134 isoform X2 — MSLQNGSGNRGHHGKDSAKRFSIHDAFEEETDEVIKVYGSTVISTPMRAKARSPDDVSIRIHDQRDSDSLIQEYGHLSASESYTYCWRHPKVRENWRTVLAAFALLIIGIGLIVMGAYALVEPHNGSQAAVFFVAGFICFVPGAYHVVYIWLAARGYRGFDFYHLPLFT, encoded by the exons ATGAGCCTACAGAACGGTAGCGGCAATCGTGGCCACCACGGCAAGGATTCGGCCAAGCGATTCTCCATACATGACGCGTTCGAGGAGGAAACGGACGAGGTAATTAAGGTGTACGGCTCGACCGTCATCAGTACACCGATGCGGGCGAAGGCGCGCTCCCCGGACGATGTGTCGATTAGAATACACGATCAAAG GGATAGTGATTCGCTGATACAGGAGTACGGGCACCTGTCGGCGAGCGAATCGTACACCTACTGCTGGCGGCACCCGAAGGTGCGGGAAAACTGGCGCACGGTGCTGGCCGCATTCGCCCTGCTCATCATCGGCATCGGACTGATCGTGATGGGTGCGTACGCGCTGGTCGAACCACACAACGGATCGCAGGCGGCCGTGTTTTTCGTCGCCGGCTTCATCTGCTTCGTCCCCGGCGCGTACCACGTCGTGTACATCTGGCTGGCGGCCCGCGGCTACCGAGGATTTGACTTCTATCACCTACCGCTTTTCACGtaa